A genomic region of Noviherbaspirillum sp. L7-7A contains the following coding sequences:
- a CDS encoding ring-opening amidohydrolase, translating to MQTQVHLLTMAHPGDVSALDALINNGAIHAGQIVAVIGKTEGNGGVNDFTRGYFTQSLMQMLSGHLQSSPAELAARIPCILSGGTEGVLSPHYVVFCRLPEQAADDGPALATGLAFSAPTAVEQIGRASHARQIARAVRAAMDDAGLDDPAQVHFVQIKTPCITVARAEQARACGLEPVSGDPNKAMAYARAAGALGVALALGEIDEAALTDAALLSDMALYSERASVSSGVEISCNEVIVLGNSPHWSGPYRIAHRPMRDALDIGAVAATLADLGLAASPQLSPNALERIAGVFVKCEPQRNGRVRASRHTMLDDTDINAQRHIRGAVGGMVAGVIGDGRIFVSGGAEHQGPDGGGLIAVIASTARDA from the coding sequence ATGCAAACCCAAGTCCATCTCCTCACCATGGCGCATCCGGGCGATGTATCCGCCCTTGATGCCCTGATCAACAACGGCGCCATCCATGCCGGCCAGATCGTCGCCGTGATCGGCAAGACCGAAGGCAACGGCGGCGTCAATGATTTCACCCGCGGTTACTTCACCCAGTCGCTGATGCAGATGCTGTCCGGGCACCTGCAGTCCAGCCCGGCCGAGCTGGCGGCGCGGATTCCCTGCATCCTCTCCGGCGGCACCGAAGGCGTGCTGAGTCCGCATTACGTGGTGTTCTGCCGCCTGCCGGAACAGGCAGCGGATGATGGCCCGGCGCTGGCGACCGGCCTGGCCTTCTCGGCCCCGACCGCCGTGGAGCAGATCGGCCGCGCCAGCCATGCCCGCCAGATCGCCCGGGCCGTCAGGGCGGCCATGGACGACGCCGGCCTGGACGATCCGGCGCAGGTGCATTTCGTGCAGATCAAGACGCCGTGCATCACCGTGGCACGGGCCGAGCAGGCCCGCGCCTGCGGACTGGAGCCAGTCAGCGGCGACCCGAACAAGGCCATGGCCTATGCCCGCGCCGCCGGCGCGCTCGGCGTGGCGCTGGCGCTGGGCGAGATCGACGAGGCAGCATTGACGGATGCGGCGCTGCTGTCGGACATGGCGCTGTATTCCGAACGCGCCAGCGTGTCTTCGGGCGTGGAGATCAGCTGCAACGAAGTCATCGTGCTGGGCAACAGCCCGCACTGGAGCGGGCCATATCGCATTGCGCACCGGCCCATGCGCGACGCGCTCGACATCGGCGCGGTGGCGGCCACGCTGGCCGACCTCGGGCTGGCGGCCTCGCCGCAACTGAGTCCAAACGCGCTGGAGCGCATCGCCGGCGTGTTCGTCAAGTGCGAACCGCAACGTAACGGCCGGGTGCGCGCCAGCCGCCACACCATGCTGGACGACACCGACATTAATGCCCAGCGCCATATCCGCGGCGCGGTGGGCGGCATGGTGGCGGGCGTGATCGGCGACGGCCGCATCTTCGTGTCCGGCGGCGCCGAGCATCAGGGACCGGACGGCGGCGGGCTGATCGCGGTGATCGCTTCCACCGCCAGGGACGCATGA
- a CDS encoding amidase, which yields MMQAQPWMLSARSLAQAYRRGALDPVDALASVLARMEEVNPRINAVVSIDRQAARAAAEASARRWRSGCALSALDGVPFTVKDNILTGGLRSTFGSALYADYVPDADELPVARLRQGGAVLVGKTNVPELTVSGTTDNAVFGVTRNPWNTALTPGGSSGGAAAAVASGIAPLALATDGGGSIRRPCAHTGCVGLKPSTGRVPRSHGFPVFLHDFEVAGPIARSVDDLVLAMRELSPWSAADSRSAPFQSLPFCVPEQPAPARVALLNGLADAPVDADSADAAEASWQGLSRLGHVPVALSPAQRAMLVQAMAGINDVAWPVLSGSGLAWLMATHHAGREQALSPPLAAMLEQGRQRSDAELMAALGAVTRLRDVLSLLMQDIDCLLLPSAAAQPWPVQAPYPPLIDGRPAGPRSHAIFTAFVNAAGLPALAMPAGLGATGMPLGIQLVGRHGADGWLCAIGRQLERARPFAPLWERQPMHDAGACGTGMQSAREEA from the coding sequence ATGATGCAGGCGCAACCCTGGATGCTGTCGGCCCGCTCGCTGGCGCAGGCCTACCGGCGTGGCGCGCTCGATCCGGTCGATGCGCTGGCATCGGTCCTGGCCCGCATGGAGGAAGTCAATCCGCGCATCAATGCCGTTGTCAGCATTGACCGCCAGGCCGCGCGCGCCGCGGCCGAAGCCAGCGCCCGGCGCTGGCGTTCGGGCTGCGCGTTGTCGGCGCTGGACGGCGTGCCCTTCACCGTCAAGGACAACATACTGACCGGCGGCCTGCGCTCGACCTTTGGCAGCGCGCTGTATGCCGATTACGTGCCCGATGCCGACGAGCTGCCGGTGGCGCGGCTGCGCCAGGGCGGCGCGGTCCTGGTCGGCAAGACCAATGTGCCCGAGCTGACCGTCTCCGGCACCACCGACAATGCGGTGTTCGGCGTCACCCGCAACCCGTGGAATACGGCCCTGACGCCGGGCGGCTCCAGCGGCGGCGCGGCGGCCGCGGTGGCGTCCGGCATTGCGCCGCTGGCGCTGGCCACTGATGGCGGCGGCTCGATCCGGCGGCCATGCGCCCATACGGGCTGCGTTGGCCTCAAGCCATCCACCGGCCGGGTGCCGCGCAGCCACGGCTTCCCGGTATTCCTGCACGACTTCGAAGTGGCCGGGCCGATCGCCCGCAGCGTGGACGACCTGGTGCTGGCCATGCGCGAGCTGTCGCCCTGGTCGGCCGCGGACAGCCGCTCCGCGCCGTTCCAGTCATTGCCGTTCTGCGTTCCCGAACAGCCGGCGCCGGCCCGCGTTGCGCTGCTCAACGGCCTGGCCGATGCCCCGGTCGATGCCGACAGCGCCGATGCCGCCGAGGCGTCGTGGCAGGGGCTGTCCAGGCTGGGGCATGTGCCGGTCGCCCTCAGCCCGGCCCAGCGCGCCATGCTGGTGCAGGCAATGGCCGGGATCAACGATGTCGCCTGGCCGGTGCTGAGCGGCAGCGGGCTGGCCTGGCTGATGGCTACGCATCATGCGGGCCGCGAACAGGCGCTGTCGCCGCCGCTGGCCGCCATGCTGGAGCAGGGCAGGCAGCGCAGCGACGCCGAGCTGATGGCCGCACTGGGCGCGGTCACGCGGCTGCGCGATGTGCTCTCGCTGCTGATGCAGGACATCGACTGCCTGCTGCTGCCCTCGGCCGCCGCCCAGCCGTGGCCGGTGCAGGCGCCGTATCCGCCCCTGATCGACGGCCGCCCGGCCGGCCCGCGCAGCCATGCGATCTTCACCGCATTCGTCAATGCCGCCGGCCTGCCGGCGCTGGCCATGCCGGCCGGCCTGGGCGCCACCGGCATGCCGCTGGGCATACAGCTGGTGGGTCGCCATGGCGCCGACGGCTGGCTGTGCGCCATCGGCCGGCAACTGGAAAGGGCGCGTCCGTTTGCGCCGCTTTGGGAACGCCAGCCGATGCACGATGCCGGTGCATGCGGAACTGGCATGCAATCCGCTAGGGAGGAAGCATGA
- a CDS encoding NAD(P)/FAD-dependent oxidoreductase → MNSQQTHHQSRKLRIAIVGAGVAGCIVARHLAQRQDVELTCLERVARDDHSEAGTGLNIGPNAIKLLRAHDPALADAVQAASLPWKSWRTSLTDGTELFSLPLSQVADNDGVRIRWSELYRVLREGAGDAVRYGVTIRDMARQPDGRCRIRYEADGASCTLDDIDLLIGADGRYSDTRRALSGAPAMRQVGVAIFRLLVPDTSGGLIDDYEQWFNGPHRLLAFRVPPGHIYMAGTFPLADGNEIVADDKSAEALRRYYTPAHGAAGAQAAWLTETLCAHVDQIHWARLQETEAGYLDADAPILYLGDAAHGMVPTLGQGATQAIEDGCVAAGLIAQRLAAGSINVREWLDAFDATRAERIRFVMDFSLEASDTLFAGADPVAGSLKKMQPPFQEKLRRLYRDVAPAGAAS, encoded by the coding sequence ATGAACAGTCAACAGACCCACCATCAGAGCCGCAAGCTGCGCATCGCCATTGTCGGCGCGGGCGTGGCCGGCTGCATCGTCGCGCGCCATCTGGCGCAGCGGCAGGATGTCGAGCTGACCTGCCTGGAGCGGGTGGCGCGCGACGACCACAGCGAGGCCGGCACTGGCCTCAACATCGGGCCCAATGCCATCAAGCTTCTGCGTGCCCACGACCCGGCGCTGGCCGACGCGGTGCAGGCTGCAAGCCTGCCCTGGAAGAGCTGGCGCACCTCGCTGACCGACGGCACCGAGCTGTTCTCGCTGCCGCTGTCGCAGGTGGCCGACAATGACGGCGTGCGCATCCGCTGGTCCGAGCTGTACCGCGTGCTGCGCGAAGGCGCCGGCGATGCGGTGCGTTATGGCGTGACGATCAGGGACATGGCGCGCCAGCCGGACGGCCGCTGCCGCATCCGCTACGAAGCCGATGGCGCAAGCTGCACGCTGGACGACATCGACCTGCTGATCGGCGCCGACGGCCGCTATTCCGATACCCGCCGCGCGCTGTCCGGCGCGCCGGCGATGCGCCAGGTCGGCGTGGCGATCTTCCGCCTGCTGGTGCCTGACACCTCGGGCGGGCTGATCGACGATTACGAGCAGTGGTTCAACGGCCCGCACCGGCTGCTGGCATTCCGCGTGCCGCCCGGCCACATCTACATGGCGGGCACCTTCCCGCTGGCCGATGGCAACGAGATCGTCGCCGACGATAAATCGGCAGAGGCGCTGCGCCGCTATTACACGCCGGCCCATGGCGCGGCTGGCGCCCAGGCGGCCTGGCTGACCGAGACCCTGTGCGCCCATGTCGACCAGATCCATTGGGCGCGCCTGCAGGAAACCGAGGCCGGCTATCTGGATGCCGACGCACCCATTCTCTATCTTGGCGATGCCGCGCACGGCATGGTGCCGACGCTGGGGCAGGGCGCCACCCAGGCGATCGAGGATGGCTGCGTGGCGGCCGGGCTGATCGCGCAACGGCTGGCGGCCGGCAGCATTAACGTGCGGGAATGGCTGGACGCCTTCGATGCAACGCGCGCCGAACGCATCCGCTTCGTGATGGACTTCTCGCTGGAAGCCAGCGACACCCTGTTCGCCGGCGCCGACCCCGTGGCCGGCTCGCTGAAGAAGATGCAGCCGCCGTTCCAGGAAAAGCTGCGCCGCCTTTACCGCGACGTGGCGCCGGCCGGAGCGGCATCATGA
- a CDS encoding VOC family protein: MTAAMVHGLFHVAIKTADLDATRRFYTGVLGLLEVVRPDFGYPGAWLACPQPGGAAIIHIYAGGPALGADGRAPLGSAAIDHLSLSCSGYAGFRARFIAHGLDWREFVVPGTALWQLFVYDPSGVQLELTFNGDAETGPPPDLSAARRYVAGAGFFDPSTYSLIQP; encoded by the coding sequence ATGACGGCCGCCATGGTGCATGGCCTGTTCCATGTCGCGATCAAGACCGCCGACCTGGATGCGACACGCCGCTTCTATACCGGGGTATTGGGCCTGCTTGAAGTTGTGCGTCCCGACTTCGGCTATCCCGGCGCCTGGCTGGCCTGCCCGCAGCCGGGCGGCGCCGCCATCATCCATATCTACGCTGGCGGACCAGCCCTGGGCGCCGATGGGCGCGCTCCGCTGGGCAGCGCCGCCATCGACCATCTGTCGCTGTCGTGCAGCGGCTATGCCGGCTTCAGGGCCCGCTTCATCGCGCATGGCCTGGACTGGCGCGAGTTCGTGGTGCCGGGCACCGCGCTGTGGCAGCTGTTCGTCTACGACCCCAGCGGCGTGCAACTGGAGCTGACCTTCAATGGCGACGCCGAGACCGGACCGCCGCCCGACCTGTCCGCCGCGCGCCGCTATGTGGCCGGCGCCGGCTTCTTCGATCCCTCCACCTATTCCCTGATCCAACCCTGA